In Brevibacillus brevis NBRC 100599, a single genomic region encodes these proteins:
- a CDS encoding DUF2877 domain-containing protein — MYIQALSGDAGFLERLTRANFSGTVHSTFERTINLKCSENGELYTIGNHQLDNAPNTLIIDVKGFSELGLPVNTPVITEDGTLVIGSDLRIWIQQAAKWEGVLPSYPCDIEAVEVLRRNVAFTKNYVDEYGKTGGMKMSSQPASPFEKEMSRMLIQRADMLSDDLANKRIESATQHAISLIGLGPGLTPSGDDFLVGLCSVYKMQNISSCLSCPFFDEIVRSSQVLTNEISAITLKKAAHGQVRESLNDLLSCMISGSLEELVPALDKIIRIGSSSGTDILLGILCGLERNLEAGGNVCLPKS; from the coding sequence ATGTACATCCAGGCGTTGTCTGGCGATGCTGGTTTCCTTGAGCGTTTGACACGAGCAAACTTTAGCGGGACCGTACACAGTACTTTTGAGCGCACGATCAATCTGAAATGCAGCGAAAACGGGGAATTGTACACCATTGGCAACCATCAGCTAGACAATGCACCGAACACGCTCATCATTGATGTAAAAGGCTTTTCAGAGCTGGGGCTACCCGTTAATACTCCGGTCATTACGGAAGATGGCACGCTCGTTATCGGATCGGATTTGCGAATATGGATTCAGCAAGCAGCAAAGTGGGAAGGGGTCCTTCCTTCCTATCCTTGTGATATAGAAGCCGTAGAAGTATTGCGCCGAAATGTGGCGTTCACGAAAAACTACGTAGACGAATACGGCAAGACGGGGGGCATGAAGATGTCCTCCCAACCTGCCAGTCCGTTTGAGAAAGAGATGTCCCGTATGCTGATCCAGCGTGCAGATATGCTTTCCGACGATCTGGCGAACAAACGCATAGAGTCAGCTACTCAGCATGCGATAAGTCTTATCGGACTGGGGCCGGGGTTAACACCATCGGGTGACGATTTTTTAGTGGGATTGTGCAGTGTATACAAAATGCAAAACATTTCCTCTTGTTTGTCATGCCCATTTTTCGATGAAATCGTCCGTTCGTCCCAAGTATTAACGAACGAAATCAGTGCGATCACGCTGAAAAAAGCAGCCCATGGACAAGTAAGAGAGTCGCTAAATGACCTGCTTTCATGCATGATATCCGGCTCCTTGGAAGAGCTTGTCCCTGCTTTAGACAAAATCATCAGGATCGGCTCGTCGTCGGGTACGGATATCCTGCTTGGCATCCTATGTGGTTTGGAACGAAATCTAGAAGCTGGAGGTAATGTATGTCTACCAAAGTCGTAA
- a CDS encoding ankyrin repeat domain-containing protein, with protein MTDKSVVQAFLEAAAEGNIEALKKHLEQGVDINARNRQKRTAILTAAMNDKLEAVSFLVEAGADVDLQDETCFNPFLFGCINGKLELVKMMIKAGTNLELLTRFGGVGITPASEKGHVDIVRELVTTTDINVNHTNFVGWTPLIEAIILGDGGEKQQTIIRLLIEHGCNVHMVDKYGVTPLELARRKGYTEIENILLEAGAK; from the coding sequence ATGACAGACAAAAGCGTAGTACAAGCATTTCTCGAGGCAGCGGCTGAGGGGAATATCGAAGCACTGAAAAAGCATCTGGAGCAGGGCGTAGATATTAACGCAAGAAACAGACAAAAGCGTACAGCGATTCTGACTGCTGCGATGAACGACAAATTGGAAGCGGTATCGTTTTTGGTAGAAGCAGGTGCAGATGTAGATTTGCAGGATGAGACATGCTTCAACCCGTTCTTGTTCGGTTGCATCAACGGCAAGCTGGAGCTCGTCAAAATGATGATCAAGGCAGGAACAAACCTGGAGCTGTTGACTCGTTTTGGTGGCGTAGGGATTACCCCAGCGTCCGAAAAAGGTCATGTGGACATCGTACGTGAGCTCGTAACGACGACTGACATCAATGTAAACCATACGAACTTTGTGGGCTGGACACCACTTATCGAAGCGATCATCTTAGGTGATGGCGGTGAAAAGCAACAAACGATCATCAGGCTGTTGATTGAGCATGGCTGCAATGTGCACATGGTAGATAAATACGGCGTAACACCGCTTGAGCTTGCGAGAAGAAAAGGCTACACCGAGATCGAAAACATCTTGCTGGAAGCAGGAGCAAAGTAA